One stretch of Streptomyces agglomeratus DNA includes these proteins:
- a CDS encoding IS256 family transposase, producing the protein MALSQHDLLRLLESLRSADGLELVREVAERLLQELIEAEATTKIGAEWGEHTGTRTTWRNGHREKTVTTQAGDLELAIPKLRAGSFFPSLLERRRRIDQALYAVIMEAYVHGVSTRSVDDLVKALGSDTGISKSEVSRICAELDEQLDAFRTRPLDHIRFPYLFLDATYVKARVDHRIVSQAIVIATGVTQDGGREVVGVMVGDSETEVFWAQFLRSLRERGLTGVRLVISDSHSGLVKAIRKVMLGAAWQRCRVHFVRNVFAVIPKGSAEMVAATIRTVFAQPTADAVRTQLDTVADMLGRQFPKVRKMLLEAKEDLTAFADFPHQHWKKIQSTNPLERLNREIKRRTDVVQVFPNPAAVLRLATAVLAELHDEWIAFPRRYLSNESMDALYTDTPTVLPATSND; encoded by the coding sequence GTGGCCTTGTCCCAGCATGACCTACTTCGCCTGCTTGAGTCACTACGTTCGGCCGATGGTCTTGAACTTGTCCGAGAGGTCGCCGAGCGGCTGCTTCAGGAACTGATCGAGGCCGAGGCCACCACAAAGATCGGCGCCGAGTGGGGCGAACACACCGGAACCCGCACCACCTGGCGCAACGGGCACCGGGAGAAGACGGTGACCACGCAGGCCGGCGACCTGGAACTCGCCATCCCGAAACTGCGGGCCGGAAGCTTCTTCCCCAGCCTCCTCGAGCGTCGGCGACGCATCGACCAGGCCCTCTACGCGGTCATCATGGAGGCATACGTCCACGGCGTCTCCACCCGCTCCGTCGACGACCTGGTCAAAGCCCTCGGCTCGGACACCGGGATATCCAAGAGCGAGGTCTCCCGGATCTGCGCTGAGCTGGACGAACAGCTCGACGCTTTCCGGACCCGTCCGCTGGACCACATCCGGTTCCCCTACCTGTTCCTCGACGCCACCTACGTCAAGGCCCGTGTCGACCACCGCATCGTGTCCCAGGCGATCGTCATCGCCACCGGCGTCACCCAGGACGGCGGCCGGGAAGTCGTCGGGGTCATGGTCGGCGACAGCGAGACCGAAGTGTTCTGGGCCCAGTTCCTGCGCTCCCTGCGAGAACGCGGTCTGACCGGCGTCCGCCTGGTCATCTCCGACAGCCACAGCGGCCTGGTCAAGGCGATCCGCAAGGTCATGCTCGGCGCCGCCTGGCAGCGCTGTCGTGTCCACTTCGTCCGCAACGTTTTCGCAGTGATCCCGAAAGGGTCGGCGGAGATGGTCGCGGCGACGATCCGCACCGTCTTCGCCCAGCCCACCGCGGACGCGGTCCGCACCCAGCTCGACACCGTCGCTGACATGCTCGGCCGACAGTTCCCCAAGGTCAGAAAGATGCTGCTGGAAGCCAAGGAAGACCTGACCGCGTTCGCGGACTTCCCCCACCAGCACTGGAAGAAGATCCAGTCCACGAACCCGCTGGAACGGCTGAACCGGGAGATCAAACGCCGCACCGACGTCGTCCAGGTCTTCCCGAACCCAGCCGCCGTCCTCCGCCTTGCCACCGCAGTCCTCGCCGAACTCCACGACGAATGGATCGCCTTCCCCCGCCGCTACCTCTCCAACGAGAGCATGGACGCCCTCTACACCGACACCCCGACCGTCCTACCCGCCACGTCAAACGACTGA
- a CDS encoding DUF6461 domain-containing protein yields the protein MTGLGWMYGKDLPLVSLTFARDLAAPQLLGRMGADPATLTVRDQDDFHDEFEDRLDDMDAYLVTAGRCGNWAWAWEHASWRCVEGTELISDVSQGTAAVVLHFDGNGRAEFWYAENGHLLTGFNSETSLRLEDRFGVEPLRFDPELRVYGAIPEANDYGPLGSRALFLRIAEGLGIGLPHGDLFTEPVLSAQLTSR from the coding sequence GTGACAGGTTTGGGCTGGATGTACGGGAAAGACCTGCCGTTGGTGAGTCTCACGTTCGCGCGAGACCTTGCGGCTCCGCAGCTTCTGGGCCGGATGGGGGCCGATCCCGCGACTCTGACCGTACGGGATCAGGATGATTTCCACGACGAGTTCGAGGACCGTCTCGACGACATGGACGCGTACCTGGTGACTGCTGGCCGGTGCGGTAACTGGGCGTGGGCCTGGGAGCATGCCAGTTGGCGGTGTGTAGAGGGCACGGAGCTGATCAGTGACGTTTCTCAGGGAACGGCTGCTGTTGTATTGCACTTCGATGGCAACGGCCGGGCGGAATTCTGGTACGCCGAGAATGGCCACCTGCTCACCGGCTTCAATTCCGAGACAAGCCTCCGGCTGGAGGATCGCTTCGGAGTCGAGCCCTTGCGATTCGACCCCGAGCTGCGTGTATACGGTGCGATCCCGGAGGCCAACGACTACGGTCCGTTGGGTTCGCGAGCACTCTTCCTACGCATCGCGGAAGGTTTGGGTATCGGGCTGCCTCATGGTGATCTGTTCACCGAACCGGTTCTCAGCGCTCAGCTCACCTCACGGTAG
- a CDS encoding peptidoglycan DD-metalloendopeptidase family protein yields the protein MSEEGESKVLRNVVVAVLVSCLLGFGLILSAVLALSSAIGEDNTSDALENAGFGGGLSDTKEIPDWLRPIILDAVRDYGCAEVTPSLIAAQLYQESTFRVNPPNGGADAQGIAQFIPGTWAEEGVDGNKDGKKDILDPKDAVPSMVSYDCKLADQIRNVPGDVVDNMLAAYNAGAYKVKKHGGIPPYKETRDYVREIRERAEKWSAPMDGKVSGGLAKVVAAAKEALNTPYVLGGECKPPFQGASGCDCSSLVKYAWSKVGENLPRVTYDQVDIGSKVNSVNDLRPGDLIFSGGSASSPDHVAMFIGGGEVIDAPHTGVSVRIKPLSFWKDRILIMKRPDYTEPGSGGTSGTWVTPVADDHIGTGYRVSGSMWSSGYHTGVDFPVGTGMAIRAVGPGTVVTAGWNVAYGYQVVIKHGDDMYSQYAHLSSLAVVAGQKVNGGDRIGYSGATGNVSGPHLHFEIRSGPEYGSDIDPLRYLRSHGVKI from the coding sequence ATGTCTGAGGAGGGCGAGTCCAAGGTCCTGCGCAATGTGGTCGTCGCGGTTCTCGTCTCGTGCCTGCTCGGCTTCGGCCTGATTCTGAGCGCGGTCCTGGCGCTGTCGTCGGCCATCGGCGAAGACAACACCAGCGACGCGCTGGAGAACGCGGGGTTCGGCGGCGGCCTGTCGGACACCAAGGAGATCCCCGACTGGCTGCGCCCGATCATCCTCGACGCGGTGCGGGACTACGGCTGTGCGGAGGTCACCCCCTCGCTGATCGCCGCCCAGCTCTACCAGGAGTCCACCTTCCGTGTGAATCCCCCCAACGGTGGGGCCGACGCCCAGGGCATCGCCCAGTTCATCCCTGGCACGTGGGCCGAGGAGGGCGTTGACGGCAACAAGGACGGCAAGAAGGACATCCTGGACCCGAAGGATGCCGTGCCGTCGATGGTGTCCTACGACTGCAAGCTCGCAGACCAGATCCGCAACGTTCCCGGCGACGTCGTCGATAACATGCTGGCCGCCTACAACGCCGGCGCGTACAAGGTGAAGAAGCACGGCGGCATCCCGCCGTACAAGGAGACCCGGGACTACGTCCGCGAGATCCGGGAGCGGGCCGAGAAGTGGTCGGCACCGATGGACGGCAAGGTCTCCGGTGGTCTGGCCAAGGTCGTGGCCGCGGCCAAGGAAGCACTCAACACCCCCTATGTGCTGGGCGGCGAATGCAAGCCTCCGTTCCAGGGTGCCAGCGGGTGCGACTGCTCCAGCCTGGTCAAGTACGCCTGGAGCAAAGTCGGCGAGAACCTGCCCCGCGTCACGTACGACCAGGTCGACATCGGCAGCAAGGTGAACTCGGTGAACGACCTGCGCCCCGGAGACTTGATCTTCTCCGGCGGCAGCGCATCCAGCCCCGATCACGTCGCCATGTTCATCGGGGGCGGGGAAGTCATCGACGCGCCGCACACCGGCGTCAGCGTCCGGATCAAGCCTCTGTCGTTCTGGAAGGACCGGATCTTGATCATGAAGCGTCCGGACTACACCGAACCTGGCTCGGGCGGCACCTCGGGCACGTGGGTCACCCCGGTCGCCGACGACCACATCGGCACCGGTTACCGGGTGTCGGGTTCGATGTGGTCGAGCGGCTACCACACCGGCGTCGACTTCCCTGTGGGTACGGGGATGGCGATCCGCGCGGTCGGTCCGGGGACCGTGGTCACGGCCGGCTGGAATGTGGCGTACGGGTATCAGGTGGTGATCAAGCACGGGGACGACATGTATTCGCAGTACGCGCACCTGTCCTCGCTGGCCGTTGTCGCCGGTCAGAAGGTGAACGGCGGCGACCGAATCGGGTACTCCGGCGCCACGGGCAACGTCAGCGGCCCGCACCTCCACTTCGAGATACGCAGCGGGCCCGAGTACGGATCGGACATCGATCCACTGCGCTATCTCCGCAGTCACGGGGTCAAGATCTGA
- a CDS encoding ATP-binding protein, translated as MRLPVRHISGHLIWTTAATVWAVWRVDTENYTHASKSTKRERLDALESLFKSLRGEALLLSLCPSVDAASVVTRMTAGVDLDASPEYVDLALKVLDQLQDLELTGRVDFLAVPLPHLDFKQSTKAVFSSLQVEVMGALGLPVAPISLAEERQRLEQASRLAAGWPSGIKMRPATEAEILWIYGHSARRGLSEPLLPEDGAPRALRGRGHTVTAHTQVILDEGGRGTRASKGPTNPFKRRYLRATSEHGDSYQAFCVLSEMPEAFRFPGSEYLAALDEFNFPVDWAVRLNVESGSRAEPKSRRQQRELAHQRGEYDGETSGVPASLDKASFALDEYRDRLTASSTEVEIRATVATCVWGTTPEEADEKATSLANHFGGNDYTLVRPTGDQVALFHGMLPGTKTPGPMLDYTQYLLARDFAMSMPFCGAGLGDDSGSLFGLQLNGGGVRPVLVDFSHGPRVNASASAAFVGELGSGKSVAMKCAMYSILTTGHRTGQRNSRGRALVIDRTPQQEWSRFANACSGTTQIINVDENAGVSLDPLRVFRGPRAARYTESFLTPLLDIGSMSIEGITLAEAIEATRLGPKPSMTALMDTLADRARTPDPDEPNDNAVRAAASELVRKLRSLAKKDLGRTIFDPTLPVVRITDSDSIVFAVDRLGLPTKEELSEHRLPSLEVEKRFGWRLMYLMTALCREIAFADPNEFAGVFLDECWWLTSSAEGSNLMLELIADGRKHNAGAFAGSHDPYDIGPKSEIGDKIRALLSHIFVFRHRGKALAARCLEFLDLDPADDEMLKVITENLSPLNVSEAERVLRAGEGLYRDLRKRIAGIKVLIPADENAAAAITTTPGQPDDEADETVEFAEAPDGVLA; from the coding sequence ATGCGTCTCCCCGTCCGGCACATCAGCGGCCACCTGATCTGGACCACCGCCGCCACGGTGTGGGCGGTGTGGCGCGTCGACACCGAGAACTACACCCACGCCAGCAAGTCCACGAAGCGCGAGCGGCTGGACGCACTGGAGTCCCTCTTCAAGTCCCTGCGGGGCGAGGCCCTCCTGCTCAGCCTGTGCCCTAGCGTCGACGCCGCGTCGGTCGTCACCCGCATGACCGCCGGCGTCGACCTCGACGCCTCCCCCGAGTACGTCGACCTGGCGCTGAAGGTCCTCGACCAGCTCCAGGACCTCGAACTCACCGGCCGCGTCGACTTCCTCGCCGTCCCCCTGCCCCACCTCGACTTCAAGCAGAGCACCAAGGCCGTCTTCTCCTCCCTCCAGGTCGAGGTCATGGGCGCCCTCGGCCTGCCAGTCGCCCCGATATCCCTCGCCGAAGAGCGCCAGCGCCTGGAGCAGGCCAGCCGCCTGGCCGCCGGCTGGCCCTCCGGCATCAAGATGCGTCCTGCCACAGAGGCGGAAATCCTGTGGATCTACGGTCACAGCGCCCGCCGTGGCCTGAGCGAGCCGCTCCTGCCCGAGGACGGTGCACCGCGCGCCCTGCGCGGCCGCGGCCATACGGTGACCGCCCACACCCAGGTGATCCTGGACGAGGGCGGTCGCGGCACCCGGGCCTCCAAGGGCCCCACCAACCCCTTCAAACGCCGCTACCTGCGCGCCACCAGCGAACACGGAGACTCCTACCAGGCGTTCTGCGTACTCTCCGAGATGCCCGAGGCCTTCCGGTTTCCCGGCAGCGAGTACCTGGCGGCGTTGGACGAGTTCAACTTCCCCGTGGACTGGGCCGTCCGGCTGAACGTCGAGTCCGGCTCGAGGGCCGAGCCGAAGAGCCGGCGCCAGCAGCGCGAACTCGCGCACCAGCGCGGCGAGTACGACGGCGAGACTTCCGGTGTGCCGGCCTCGCTCGACAAGGCGTCCTTCGCCCTGGACGAGTACCGCGACCGGCTCACCGCCTCCAGCACCGAGGTCGAGATCCGCGCCACCGTCGCCACCTGCGTGTGGGGAACCACCCCCGAGGAGGCGGACGAGAAGGCGACGTCGCTGGCCAACCACTTCGGCGGTAACGACTACACCTTGGTCAGGCCCACCGGCGACCAGGTCGCGCTCTTCCACGGCATGCTGCCCGGCACCAAGACCCCGGGCCCGATGCTCGACTACACCCAGTACCTTCTCGCCCGCGACTTCGCGATGAGCATGCCGTTCTGCGGCGCCGGCCTGGGAGACGACTCCGGCAGCCTCTTCGGCCTCCAGCTCAACGGCGGCGGCGTCCGCCCCGTGCTCGTGGACTTCTCCCATGGCCCCCGCGTCAACGCCTCCGCGTCCGCCGCGTTCGTCGGCGAGCTCGGATCCGGAAAGTCGGTCGCCATGAAGTGCGCGATGTACTCGATCCTCACCACCGGCCACCGGACCGGGCAGAGGAACTCCCGCGGCCGCGCTCTGGTCATCGACCGCACCCCGCAGCAGGAGTGGAGCCGGTTCGCGAACGCCTGCTCCGGCACGACCCAGATCATCAACGTCGACGAGAACGCCGGCGTCTCCCTCGACCCCCTGCGCGTCTTCCGCGGCCCGCGCGCCGCCCGCTACACCGAGTCCTTCCTCACCCCGCTCCTGGACATCGGCTCGATGAGCATCGAGGGCATCACCCTCGCCGAGGCCATCGAGGCCACCCGACTCGGGCCCAAGCCGAGCATGACCGCGTTGATGGACACCCTCGCCGACCGGGCCCGCACGCCCGACCCGGACGAACCGAACGACAACGCAGTCCGCGCTGCCGCCTCCGAACTTGTCCGCAAGCTCCGCTCGCTGGCGAAGAAGGACCTCGGCCGCACCATCTTCGACCCCACGCTGCCGGTCGTACGGATCACGGACTCCGACAGCATCGTCTTCGCCGTCGACCGCCTGGGCCTGCCCACCAAGGAGGAACTCTCCGAGCACCGCCTCCCCTCCCTGGAGGTGGAAAAGCGGTTCGGCTGGCGGCTGATGTACCTGATGACAGCGCTCTGCAGGGAGATCGCGTTCGCCGACCCCAACGAGTTCGCCGGCGTCTTCCTCGACGAGTGCTGGTGGCTCACCTCCTCCGCCGAGGGCTCCAACCTGATGCTCGAGCTCATCGCCGACGGCCGCAAGCACAACGCGGGGGCTTTCGCCGGCTCGCACGACCCGTACGACATCGGGCCAAAGTCGGAGATCGGCGACAAGATCCGGGCGCTGCTCAGCCACATCTTCGTCTTCCGCCACCGCGGCAAGGCGCTGGCCGCGCGGTGCCTGGAGTTCCTCGACCTCGACCCGGCCGACGACGAGATGCTCAAGGTCATCACGGAGAACCTCTCTCCGCTCAACGTCAGCGAGGCCGAGCGCGTCCTGCGGGCCGGCGAGGGCCTGTACCGAGACCTCCGCAAGCGCATCGCGGGCATCAAGGTGCTGATCCCCGCGGACGAGAATGCGGCCGCCGCGATCACCACGACGCCCGGCCAGCCCGACGACGAAGCCGACGAGACCGTGGAGTTCGCCGAGGCGCCGGACGGAGTCCTGGCATGA
- a CDS encoding conjugal transfer protein codes for MKRQRRPRKAAKKQLVEAEAWDEEVDEIQETPADEPDETGWKTSTAQMAGLSRLARAGVWALVVSGPVLGTLAFLSSSAPAQGADKPVAAATPASPVGPAGFAELFVAAYLQAGQGTERDLAPYYSGSVALAVKPGTRTATQSTVIASREVQPGYWSVTVAAEVTAHDDKGKSKRLGVQYFRVGIQATGPAGAGGTEQGATAGYAATSLPAQVAAPTALKPGGLAYETDRGSSSADPSVETARGFLAAYLTGTTELDRYTSPGTRLQPISPAPYAAVKVTGVQDDSSGSGQQKVPADGTVLHQLVQVDATDQAGSPVSLSYALTLRSRAGRWEVASVDDAPAIRASSPPSAAPHATTPSPDAATASPSPSPSNS; via the coding sequence GTGAAGCGGCAGCGCCGGCCGCGCAAGGCGGCCAAAAAGCAGCTCGTCGAGGCAGAGGCCTGGGACGAGGAGGTCGACGAGATCCAGGAGACGCCCGCGGACGAGCCGGATGAGACCGGGTGGAAGACGAGCACGGCCCAGATGGCCGGCCTCTCCCGGCTGGCCCGTGCCGGTGTCTGGGCGCTCGTGGTCTCCGGCCCGGTCCTCGGCACGCTCGCGTTCCTCTCCTCGTCCGCTCCCGCCCAGGGCGCGGACAAGCCGGTCGCCGCGGCGACGCCGGCGTCGCCGGTCGGGCCGGCCGGCTTCGCCGAGCTGTTCGTCGCCGCCTATCTGCAGGCTGGCCAGGGCACCGAGCGGGACCTGGCGCCGTACTACTCCGGCTCCGTCGCACTCGCGGTCAAGCCCGGGACCCGCACGGCTACGCAGTCCACCGTGATCGCCTCCCGCGAGGTCCAGCCCGGCTACTGGTCCGTCACCGTCGCTGCCGAGGTCACCGCCCACGATGACAAGGGCAAGTCCAAGCGGCTGGGCGTCCAGTACTTCCGCGTCGGGATCCAGGCCACTGGCCCGGCCGGCGCCGGCGGCACCGAGCAGGGTGCCACCGCCGGCTACGCGGCGACGTCGTTGCCGGCGCAGGTGGCCGCGCCCACCGCGCTCAAGCCGGGCGGTCTGGCGTACGAGACCGACCGCGGGTCGAGCAGCGCGGACCCGTCGGTCGAGACCGCGCGCGGGTTCCTGGCCGCCTACCTGACCGGCACGACCGAACTCGACCGGTACACCTCGCCCGGCACGCGGCTCCAGCCGATCAGCCCTGCGCCGTACGCCGCGGTGAAGGTGACCGGCGTCCAGGACGACTCGTCCGGCTCGGGTCAGCAGAAGGTGCCGGCCGACGGCACGGTGCTGCACCAGCTGGTCCAGGTCGACGCCACCGACCAGGCCGGCAGCCCGGTCTCGCTGAGCTACGCGCTCACCCTCAGGTCCCGCGCCGGCCGCTGGGAGGTCGCGTCCGTCGACGACGCCCCGGCGATCCGCGCGAGCAGTCCGCCCTCGGCGGCGCCGCACGCCACCACCCCAAGCCCCGACGCAGCAACGGCATCTCCTTCGCCGTCGCCGTCGAACTCCTGA
- a CDS encoding integrase core domain-containing protein gives MSRFQFVDDHRNSFHASLKRETLRGAHDYGDARTCRRTVFAWLTRYNTRRRHSANGHLSPDEYERRHHTDKLTLAA, from the coding sequence ATGAGCCGCTTCCAGTTCGTTGACGACCATCGCAACAGCTTCCACGCCTCCCTCAAACGCGAGACCCTCCGGGGCGCCCATGACTACGGTGACGCCCGCACCTGCCGCAGGACCGTCTTTGCCTGGCTGACCCGCTACAACACCCGCCGCCGGCACTCCGCCAACGGCCACCTCAGCCCCGACGAATACGAACGCCGACACCACACCGATAAACTCACGCTTGCCGCGTGA
- a CDS encoding RNA-guided endonuclease TnpB family protein has product MPGTEVLRAYRFTLDPSDAERAALSRYAGACRWAYNYAVAKKTQAHQAWADRRAAYLEAGLSEAEAKERIKADGAELTDRIKVWDHHRKSLTLILAGKPPLPAMQPPAGQEALVRQLAAARADAAGTSRERELLTEGRATVNALKAKAFSAGFRTPNATDTSALWRMERDLPKEEGGSPWWREVNVYCFTSGFDRAQVAWKYWQDSLAGRRAGQRHGYPRFKKKGHAESFALFHDVKRPIIRLEGYRRLVMPGLGSIRIHDSGKRLARLVERGQAVIQSVTVTRGGHRWYASVLAKVQQDAPVLWEHVHDDGIRTPYLSRAQAEKAAENGGRVEQIGRPTARQRAGGLVGVDLGSRNLAALSSPLDPADPADPALVQYPRLLADSLAKLSKAQRAMSRCQQGSGRWRKATARVSRVHQQITVRRASFLHGLSKKLATGFTHVAIEDLDLTALTTSAKGTRDKPGKNVKAKARLNRHLLDAGLGSLRKKLAYKTAWYGSQLVVLDQGEPVIATCAKCKERNPSSDPSCSQFHCPSCGAAVHRHENSAANIVDAARRQLKTVASDRGETQNARRAPASPRVRKAPGQGALKREDTG; this is encoded by the coding sequence ATGCCCGGAACAGAGGTGTTGCGGGCGTACCGGTTCACCCTGGACCCCTCCGATGCCGAGCGCGCCGCCCTGTCCCGCTATGCCGGCGCTTGCCGGTGGGCCTACAACTACGCCGTGGCCAAGAAGACCCAGGCCCACCAGGCATGGGCCGACCGCCGGGCCGCCTACCTCGAGGCGGGGCTGAGTGAAGCCGAGGCGAAGGAGCGGATCAAGGCCGACGGCGCCGAGCTCACCGACCGCATCAAGGTGTGGGACCACCACCGCAAGAGCCTCACGCTCATCCTCGCCGGCAAGCCGCCGCTGCCCGCGATGCAGCCCCCGGCCGGGCAGGAGGCCCTCGTCCGCCAGCTGGCCGCCGCCCGCGCGGACGCCGCCGGTACCAGCCGTGAACGCGAGCTCCTGACCGAAGGCCGTGCCACGGTCAACGCGCTCAAGGCCAAGGCGTTCAGTGCCGGTTTCCGCACGCCGAACGCCACCGACACCAGCGCCCTGTGGCGGATGGAACGGGACCTGCCCAAGGAGGAAGGCGGAAGCCCCTGGTGGAGGGAGGTCAACGTCTACTGCTTCACCTCCGGCTTCGACCGCGCCCAGGTCGCCTGGAAGTACTGGCAGGACTCGCTCGCCGGCCGCCGCGCCGGCCAGCGCCACGGATACCCCCGCTTCAAGAAGAAAGGCCACGCAGAATCGTTTGCTCTCTTCCACGACGTGAAGAGGCCGATCATCCGCCTGGAGGGCTACCGGCGCCTGGTGATGCCAGGCCTGGGCAGCATCCGCATCCACGACTCCGGCAAGCGCCTCGCGCGGCTCGTAGAGCGCGGGCAGGCCGTCATCCAGTCCGTGACCGTCACCCGCGGCGGCCACCGCTGGTACGCCTCCGTGCTGGCCAAGGTGCAGCAGGACGCGCCCGTGCTGTGGGAGCACGTCCACGACGACGGCATCCGCACCCCGTACCTGAGCCGTGCCCAGGCCGAGAAGGCCGCCGAGAACGGCGGACGCGTCGAGCAGATCGGCCGCCCCACCGCCCGCCAGCGCGCCGGCGGGCTCGTCGGCGTCGACCTCGGCTCCCGCAACCTGGCCGCCTTGTCCAGCCCCCTCGACCCGGCCGACCCGGCCGACCCCGCCCTCGTGCAGTACCCCCGTCTACTCGCCGACAGCCTGGCCAAGCTCTCGAAGGCCCAGCGTGCGATGTCCCGTTGCCAACAGGGGTCGGGGCGGTGGAGGAAGGCCACCGCCCGGGTCTCCCGCGTCCACCAGCAGATCACGGTGCGACGCGCCTCGTTCCTGCACGGCCTGTCCAAGAAGCTGGCCACCGGGTTCACGCACGTGGCGATCGAAGACCTGGACCTCACCGCTCTCACCACATCGGCCAAGGGCACCCGGGACAAGCCCGGCAAAAACGTTAAGGCAAAGGCCCGTCTCAACCGGCATCTCCTGGACGCCGGCCTGGGCAGCCTGCGCAAGAAACTCGCATACAAGACCGCCTGGTACGGCTCGCAGCTCGTCGTCCTCGACCAGGGCGAGCCCGTCATCGCCACCTGCGCGAAGTGCAAGGAGCGAAACCCAAGCTCCGACCCATCGTGCAGCCAGTTCCACTGCCCTTCGTGCGGTGCGGCCGTACACCGACACGAGAACAGTGCCGCGAACATCGTTGACGCGGCGCGCAGACAGCTCAAGACGGTCGCCTCCGATAGGGGGGAGACCCAAAACGCTCGCCGAGCCCCTGCAAGTCCCAGAGTCCGCAAGGCTCCCGGGCAAGGGGCGTTGAAGCGAGAAGACACCGGCTGA
- a CDS encoding helix-turn-helix domain-containing protein: MAANSNPTVRKRRLGAEFRRLRQASGLTSKEAAERLMVSQPKISHLENGRRAINPRDVRDLCAIYGVTDQQVIDSLMRMAKESGQQGWWNVYGDIPQSVYVGLEQDAATVHAYEPMAIPDLLQTPAYAHAVIGETSPLLTAGQAATRLRVRLRRQHRIYDPACPLRLWVVLDESALRRVVGSPEIMGEQLEHLNTLGAEPHITVQVLPYTVGAHPGFAGRFCILRFADSPEAVVHLERFTSDLYLEKPSDVQHYNVMYDHLQAQALDPDSSRDFITDVRGRGGKPLFLKDNPHELAAGYRSP; encoded by the coding sequence GTGGCGGCGAACAGCAATCCCACCGTCAGAAAGCGCCGCCTGGGAGCCGAGTTCCGCCGGCTCCGTCAGGCCAGCGGGCTGACGAGTAAAGAGGCGGCCGAGCGGCTCATGGTCTCCCAGCCCAAGATCAGCCACCTGGAAAACGGCCGCCGCGCCATCAACCCCCGCGACGTACGCGATCTATGCGCGATCTACGGAGTGACGGACCAGCAGGTTATCGACTCACTCATGCGGATGGCCAAGGAATCCGGACAGCAGGGCTGGTGGAACGTCTACGGTGACATTCCCCAGAGCGTCTACGTCGGCCTGGAGCAGGACGCCGCCACCGTCCACGCATACGAGCCCATGGCGATCCCCGACCTGCTGCAGACCCCCGCCTACGCCCACGCAGTCATCGGGGAGACCAGCCCTCTGCTCACTGCCGGACAGGCCGCCACACGCCTCAGGGTGCGGCTACGCCGCCAGCACCGGATCTACGACCCGGCCTGCCCGCTGCGCCTGTGGGTCGTCCTGGACGAATCCGCGCTGCGCCGCGTCGTCGGCAGCCCGGAGATCATGGGCGAACAACTGGAGCACCTGAACACACTCGGCGCGGAGCCCCACATCACCGTGCAGGTCCTCCCCTACACCGTGGGCGCCCACCCGGGCTTCGCAGGACGATTCTGCATCCTGAGGTTCGCCGACAGCCCCGAGGCAGTGGTGCACCTGGAACGCTTCACCAGCGATCTCTACCTGGAGAAACCCTCCGACGTGCAGCACTACAACGTGATGTACGACCACCTCCAGGCCCAGGCTCTCGACCCTGACAGCAGCCGCGACTTCATCACCGACGTCCGTGGTCGCGGTGGGAAGCCACTTTTCCTTAAGGACAACCCCCATGAGCTCGCCGCAGGGTATCGAAGTCCCTGA